In a single window of the Aridibaculum aurantiacum genome:
- a CDS encoding Crp/Fnr family transcriptional regulator, with protein sequence MYELFFSRIAEKIELTEEEKALFITYLTPKKLRRKQYLLQEGDVCKSVAFVEKGALRSYTIDNKGTEHIIQFALEGWWISDMYSMLTGEPSNQNIDAIEDSELVIISRNAQEELMERIPKYERYNRLLLQNAYIAAQRRINYMASLTTEEKYTKLVSTYPDIVQRVPQHMIASYLGLTPETLSRARKQMTRK encoded by the coding sequence GGAAAAGATAGAACTGACGGAAGAGGAGAAGGCTTTATTCATAACTTATCTTACTCCTAAGAAGTTGCGCCGAAAGCAATACCTGCTGCAGGAAGGTGACGTTTGTAAATCGGTAGCATTTGTAGAAAAAGGTGCACTCCGCTCTTATACTATAGACAATAAAGGCACAGAACACATCATTCAATTTGCTTTAGAAGGCTGGTGGATAAGCGATATGTATAGCATGCTTACCGGCGAACCATCCAATCAAAATATAGATGCTATTGAAGATTCTGAATTGGTCATCATTAGCCGCAATGCACAGGAAGAACTGATGGAGCGCATTCCTAAATACGAACGTTACAACAGGCTGCTGCTGCAAAATGCATACATAGCTGCACAGCGGCGAATAAATTATATGGCCAGTTTAACTACGGAAGAAAAGTATACAAAGCTGGTATCTACTTACCCCGATATAGTACAACGTGTTCCGCAGCACATGATCGCATCCTACCTCGGTCTTACCCCTGAAACCCTTAGCAGGGCTCGTAAGCAGATGACACGCAAGTAA
- a CDS encoding NAD(P)-binding domain-containing protein codes for MQTQQTIAIVGLGNTGSALAKLFASGRHRVLLSDKDIAASEALAVQLLQEHPAYEVEAITCSANACWEADVIIPAVASEELETVANYIKAYANQKIVVSTSIEGLDNSKVAGKLHALFPFSKIVQLYPATDFGASSNQSVSLTIDGADDEAVEMVASLFTEVGCKITAHIAS; via the coding sequence ATGCAAACACAGCAAACAATAGCCATAGTAGGCCTGGGTAATACCGGCAGTGCACTGGCAAAATTATTTGCTTCAGGCAGGCACCGGGTGCTGTTGTCTGATAAGGATATCGCTGCTTCAGAAGCACTGGCTGTGCAATTATTGCAGGAACATCCAGCTTATGAAGTAGAAGCTATCACTTGTTCTGCCAATGCTTGCTGGGAGGCTGATGTCATCATACCTGCTGTTGCTTCTGAAGAACTGGAAACCGTAGCTAATTATATAAAAGCTTATGCTAACCAAAAGATAGTTGTTAGCACATCCATAGAAGGATTGGATAATAGTAAAGTAGCAGGTAAACTTCATGCTTTATTCCCTTTTAGCAAGATTGTACAGCTATATCCTGCAACTGACTTTGGAGCTTCCTCCAACCAAAGTGTTTCGCTCACTATTGATGGCGCTGATGATGAAGCCGTGGAAATGGTAGCATCGCTTTTTACCGAAGTTGGATGTAAGATAACAGCACATATCGCTTCATAA
- a CDS encoding YceI family protein, with protein sequence MKKISIFLAAAVVTFSSFKAIENWKVDKGHARLGFSITHLGISDINGSFKNFDATIKSSKPDFSDAQVELTGDVASINTDIEMRDKHLQGEDFFDAAKYPTFNFVSNGIKPAGKNKYKVTGNLTLHGVTKPVTLDLLYRGTTTNPMSQAATSGFQVTGKIKRSDFNLATGFPTAVLSDEVTIKADGEFVK encoded by the coding sequence ATGAAAAAGATCAGCATTTTTTTAGCAGCAGCAGTAGTTACTTTCTCTTCTTTTAAAGCAATAGAGAACTGGAAAGTAGACAAAGGACACGCTCGTCTTGGTTTCTCTATCACTCACCTTGGTATCTCCGACATCAATGGTAGTTTCAAAAATTTTGATGCTACTATCAAGTCATCAAAGCCTGACTTCAGCGATGCGCAGGTTGAGTTAACTGGTGATGTTGCCTCTATCAATACTGATATTGAAATGAGGGATAAGCACCTGCAAGGAGAAGACTTTTTTGATGCCGCTAAATATCCAACTTTCAATTTTGTAAGCAACGGTATCAAGCCTGCAGGTAAGAACAAGTACAAGGTTACAGGTAATCTTACACTGCATGGTGTAACTAAGCCGGTAACATTGGATCTTCTATATCGCGGTACAACTACCAACCCAATGAGCCAGGCTGCTACAAGTGGTTTCCAGGTTACAGGTAAAATCAAGCGTTCTGATTTCAACCTTGCTACTGGTTTCCCTACAGCTGTTCTTAGTGACGAAGTAACCATTAAAGCAGATGGTGAATTTGTAAAATAA
- a CDS encoding YceI family protein: MKKMIKNVTVLLVIATAFAFTAPALRVSTKHSIKFSTFGVSGIFKISKANIAFDAQDLEASRFDVAIDVNSIKTSFELQDKHAKGEDWFEADKFPYMRFVSKRVVKNGASFQAIGDLNVHGITKEVTLPFKYSPTATGGVFEGEFTINRIDFKIGKPGGMVGEDVKVNVSVPVVK, encoded by the coding sequence ATGAAAAAGATGATAAAAAATGTAACTGTATTGCTGGTGATTGCTACTGCTTTTGCATTTACTGCACCGGCTTTGCGCGTGTCTACCAAGCACAGCATTAAGTTCTCAACCTTTGGTGTTAGCGGTATCTTCAAAATATCTAAAGCAAATATTGCTTTTGATGCACAGGACCTGGAAGCTTCTAGATTTGATGTAGCTATAGATGTGAACAGCATTAAGACCAGCTTTGAACTGCAGGATAAACATGCAAAAGGTGAAGATTGGTTTGAAGCAGATAAGTTTCCTTACATGCGCTTTGTATCAAAAAGGGTAGTAAAAAATGGCGCATCATTCCAGGCTATTGGCGACCTGAATGTTCATGGCATTACCAAAGAGGTTACGCTGCCATTTAAATATTCACCTACAGCAACTGGTGGTGTATTTGAAGGTGAGTTTACCATCAATCGCATTGATTTTAAGATCGGCAAACCTGGTGGTATGGTTGGCGAAGATGTAAAAGTGAATGTGTCTGTGCCTGTAGTGAAATAA
- the ygiD gene encoding 4,5-DOPA dioxygenase extradiol: MKRKQFIQTIITGVAGMSTLSSLKRFTDELQLQEKPMPILFVGHGSPTNAIEDNEFTQRWKAIAKEIPQPQAVLIISAHWLTKGTHVTAMPQPKTIHDFGGFSKELFEVQYPAPGDPALAKDIASLVTSTNVGMDHDWGLDHGAWSIVHQMYPGANIPTLQFSIDYHKPASYHYELAKELRALRKKGVLILASGNMVHNLRIMRIKSFDDINKEFGFDWALEMNDIFKQKIMAGDHQALVNYKSLHKAAELAIPTPDHYYPLLYTLGLQDKKDQPSFFNDKAVAGSITMTSVKMVEG; this comes from the coding sequence GTGAAACGTAAGCAGTTTATTCAAACTATCATAACAGGAGTTGCAGGGATGTCTACACTAAGCAGTTTAAAACGATTTACGGATGAATTGCAATTGCAGGAAAAGCCGATGCCCATCCTTTTCGTTGGGCATGGCTCACCTACCAATGCAATAGAAGATAATGAGTTTACACAGCGGTGGAAGGCAATAGCTAAAGAGATACCGCAACCCCAGGCGGTGTTGATCATTTCTGCACACTGGCTTACTAAAGGCACACATGTAACTGCTATGCCACAGCCAAAGACCATACATGACTTTGGGGGCTTTAGCAAAGAATTATTCGAAGTGCAGTATCCTGCTCCAGGCGATCCTGCGCTGGCAAAAGATATTGCTTCATTGGTTACTTCTACCAATGTAGGAATGGATCATGATTGGGGGCTGGACCATGGCGCATGGAGTATTGTGCACCAAATGTATCCGGGAGCCAATATACCTACGTTGCAGTTCAGCATCGATTATCATAAGCCTGCATCGTATCATTATGAGCTGGCTAAAGAACTACGTGCACTACGCAAAAAAGGTGTGCTAATACTTGCGAGTGGCAACATGGTGCACAACCTGCGTATCATGCGCATCAAAAGCTTTGATGATATCAACAAAGAATTCGGCTTCGATTGGGCGCTTGAGATGAATGATATCTTCAAACAAAAGATCATGGCAGGTGATCACCAGGCGCTGGTAAATTATAAGAGCCTGCACAAAGCAGCTGAACTTGCCATACCCACTCCCGATCATTATTATCCATTGCTATACACTCTGGGACTGCAGGATAAAAAAGATCAACCTTCCTTTTTCAATGATAAAGCTGTTGCCGGATCAATTACTATGACCTCGGTGAAGATGGTGGAGGGATAG
- a CDS encoding alpha-amylase, with product MQNGTMMQYFHWYYPKDGSLWKKVKQDAPYLASIGINSVWLPPAYKGTEGEYSIGYDVYDLYDLGEFDSKESVRTKYGTREEYLAAIETLHEHHIQVYVDVVLNHLGGGDETEVIKVLKVDPENRTVAISEPYDIEAFTKFTYPSRKDKYSSFKWDHTCFSGVDYDHRTGETGIYNILNDHGHDWDELITDEKGNFDYLMFCDIEFRNPAVMEELKHWGKWYYETTKFDGMRLDAVKHISPKFYNEWLAYMRELTGKEKFTVGEYWAPGNRELLETYIEATEGKISLFDSALHHRLHTASRSGSDYDLSTIFDDTLVATHPHLAVTLVANHDTQPLQALEAPVDPWFAPIAYALILLREKGYPCVFFPDLYGAEYTDKGQDGNEHHIVMPKINALPLLCKLRKEASYGNEHSYFDHPNCIGWTREGEDDVAHSGCAVVLSNGEAGSKKMFIGHRHTGKQFVDALEQVHEAITVDESGEATFTCAGGSVSVWVQKELLPMLEIVT from the coding sequence ATGCAAAACGGCACGATGATGCAGTACTTCCATTGGTATTACCCAAAGGATGGAAGTTTATGGAAGAAAGTAAAACAGGATGCTCCATACCTGGCATCAATAGGTATCAATTCCGTTTGGCTGCCACCAGCCTATAAGGGTACAGAAGGTGAATATTCCATAGGATATGATGTATACGATTTGTACGACCTGGGTGAGTTCGACAGCAAAGAATCAGTAAGAACAAAATATGGCACACGCGAAGAATACCTTGCTGCCATAGAAACATTACATGAGCATCATATACAGGTGTATGTTGATGTCGTTTTAAATCACTTAGGTGGTGGCGATGAAACAGAAGTAATAAAAGTGCTTAAGGTAGACCCTGAAAACAGGACGGTAGCCATCAGTGAGCCTTATGATATAGAAGCCTTTACAAAGTTTACCTATCCATCGCGCAAAGACAAGTACTCTAGTTTCAAATGGGATCATACCTGTTTCTCAGGTGTAGATTATGATCATCGCACTGGTGAAACAGGCATATACAACATCTTAAATGACCATGGCCACGATTGGGATGAACTGATAACAGACGAGAAAGGAAACTTTGACTACCTCATGTTTTGCGACATAGAATTTCGCAATCCTGCAGTAATGGAAGAGCTGAAGCACTGGGGTAAGTGGTATTATGAAACAACAAAGTTTGATGGTATGCGGCTGGATGCGGTAAAGCATATTTCGCCTAAGTTTTACAATGAATGGCTGGCGTATATGCGTGAGTTAACCGGTAAAGAAAAGTTCACAGTAGGAGAGTATTGGGCACCCGGAAACCGCGAACTTTTAGAAACATATATAGAAGCTACAGAAGGAAAGATCTCGTTGTTTGACTCGGCGCTGCATCATAGGCTGCACACTGCATCGCGCAGCGGAAGCGATTATGATCTTTCAACCATCTTTGATGACACACTCGTAGCTACACACCCGCACCTTGCTGTTACATTAGTTGCCAACCACGATACGCAACCACTGCAGGCATTGGAGGCACCGGTTGATCCATGGTTTGCACCTATAGCCTATGCACTTATCCTGCTTCGCGAAAAAGGTTATCCATGTGTTTTCTTCCCTGACCTGTATGGCGCTGAGTATACTGATAAAGGGCAGGATGGAAATGAACACCACATTGTAATGCCAAAGATCAATGCGCTGCCACTGCTGTGTAAGCTGCGCAAAGAGGCTTCGTATGGCAACGAACACAGTTACTTCGATCATCCAAATTGTATAGGCTGGACACGCGAAGGCGAGGACGATGTAGCACACAGTGGTTGTGCTGTAGTACTATCTAATGGTGAGGCTGGCAGTAAGAAAATGTTCATTGGCCATCGCCATACAGGTAAGCAATTTGTGGATGCGCTTGAACAGGTACATGAAGCTATAACTGTAGACGAATCAGGAGAAGCTACATTTACTTGTGCAGGTGGTTCTGTATCTGTATGGGTACAAAAAGAATTGTTGCCAATGCTCGAGATCGTTACCTGA